The following are from one region of the Streptomyces decoyicus genome:
- a CDS encoding PP2C family protein-serine/threonine phosphatase encodes MEEAAEQIGTTSDEQTTCAELSRFMCRHLCDAAAVDLLTEGSGTRPPSPAALRRVATAGLVKVLEARFPDEGAGGPEGGAAALRALDEGLPVASAATLPGGRSAGALSVPLVAHDRHYGVLLALRAGGSFTAHETATAQYLARLAAVQLAQARRYAAVQGTAMDLQRALLAEPGRPHPNLELATRYLPSGGHALVGGDWFETVRLHYGRTLLVMGDVMGHGLEAAVDMNAYRSHLRYIASTDLPPHRVLRQLDAAVAGDESRRPAACLLARVDPARGIAAFASAGHLPPAVFSREGVAGLVDVPVGPPLGTGAGGYELVSRTLTPADTLLMFTDGLVERRGEDIDASLARLAGVRMPAGAGVTEVLDEVLLRLDGLHAEDDVAVLAARLRHHPGAGPAEPGAV; translated from the coding sequence ATGGAGGAAGCCGCCGAGCAGATCGGCACCACTTCGGACGAGCAGACCACGTGCGCCGAACTGTCCCGCTTCATGTGCCGGCACCTGTGTGACGCCGCCGCGGTGGACCTGCTCACCGAGGGCAGCGGGACCCGTCCCCCCTCCCCGGCGGCGCTGCGACGGGTGGCGACGGCGGGCCTGGTCAAGGTGCTGGAAGCACGGTTCCCTGACGAGGGTGCGGGCGGGCCGGAGGGCGGGGCCGCCGCCCTGCGGGCGCTGGACGAGGGGCTCCCCGTCGCCTCGGCGGCCACCTTGCCGGGCGGCCGCTCCGCCGGGGCACTGTCGGTGCCGCTCGTCGCGCACGACCGCCACTACGGTGTGCTGCTGGCCCTGCGCGCGGGCGGCAGTTTCACCGCGCACGAGACCGCCACCGCGCAGTACCTGGCACGTCTCGCCGCCGTCCAGCTCGCCCAGGCCCGCCGCTATGCCGCTGTACAGGGCACGGCGATGGACCTGCAACGGGCGCTCCTCGCGGAGCCCGGCCGGCCGCACCCCAACCTCGAACTCGCCACCCGCTATCTGCCCTCCGGCGGCCACGCCCTGGTCGGCGGCGACTGGTTCGAGACGGTGCGGCTCCACTACGGGCGCACCCTGCTGGTCATGGGCGACGTCATGGGACACGGGCTCGAGGCGGCGGTCGACATGAACGCCTACCGCTCCCACCTCCGCTATATCGCCTCCACCGATCTGCCGCCGCACCGTGTGCTGCGCCAACTCGACGCCGCCGTGGCCGGGGACGAGTCCCGGCGTCCGGCGGCCTGTCTGCTGGCCCGGGTCGATCCGGCGCGCGGGATCGCCGCCTTCGCCAGCGCGGGCCACCTCCCTCCGGCGGTCTTCAGCCGTGAGGGCGTCGCCGGCCTCGTCGATGTCCCCGTCGGCCCGCCCCTGGGCACCGGGGCCGGGGGCTACGAACTCGTCTCCCGCACCCTCACCCCCGCCGACACTCTGCTGATGTTCACCGACGGTCTCGTCGAGCGGCGCGGCGAAGACATCGACGCCTCGCTGGCCCGGCTGGCCGGGGTGCGGATGCCTGCCGGGGCGGGCGTGACGGAGGTGCTCGACGAGGTTCTGCTCCGCCTCGACGGCCTGCACGCCGAGGACGATGTCGCCGTCCTCGCCGCGCGTCTGCGCCACCATCCGGGGGCGGGGCCGGCCGAGCCCGGTGCGGTCTGA
- a CDS encoding undecaprenyl-diphosphate phosphatase: protein MSAISIGQAVVLGAVEGVTEFLPVSSTGHLKIAEGLMGIPVDDRTVVGFSAVIQVGAIAAALVYFLKDIVRIVGAWFRGLRNREERYHHDYKFAWWVIYATIPIVVVGLAAKPLIEGPLASLWVVAGSLIIGSGVMWAADRMGRHKRGEDDTSLKDAMWVGCSQILALLFPGFSRSGATMSTALILDLERVAATRLSFFLGIPALTGAGIYELKDAVGSGAAVAPLAIGTVVSFAVAYASISWLLKFVAKHSFNSFVIYRILVGALLFGLLGTGVLS from the coding sequence ATGAGCGCGATCAGCATCGGCCAAGCCGTCGTCCTCGGAGCCGTCGAGGGGGTGACGGAGTTCCTTCCGGTGTCCTCCACCGGCCACCTCAAGATTGCCGAAGGCCTGATGGGGATCCCCGTCGACGACAGAACCGTGGTCGGCTTCTCGGCCGTCATCCAGGTCGGCGCGATCGCCGCGGCGCTCGTCTACTTCCTCAAGGACATCGTGCGCATCGTCGGCGCGTGGTTCCGTGGACTGCGCAATCGCGAGGAGCGCTACCACCACGACTACAAGTTCGCCTGGTGGGTGATCTACGCCACCATCCCGATCGTCGTCGTCGGCCTGGCCGCCAAGCCCCTGATCGAAGGCCCCCTCGCCTCCCTCTGGGTGGTGGCCGGTTCGCTGATCATCGGCAGCGGCGTGATGTGGGCGGCCGACCGGATGGGCCGCCACAAGCGCGGTGAGGACGACACCTCGCTCAAGGACGCCATGTGGGTCGGCTGCTCCCAGATCCTCGCCCTCCTCTTCCCCGGCTTCTCCCGCTCCGGCGCGACGATGTCCACCGCCCTGATCCTGGACCTGGAGCGCGTCGCGGCCACCCGCCTCTCCTTCTTCCTCGGCATCCCGGCCCTCACCGGAGCCGGTATCTACGAGCTGAAGGACGCCGTCGGCAGCGGCGCCGCCGTCGCGCCGCTGGCCATCGGCACCGTCGTCTCCTTCGCCGTCGCCTACGCCTCGATCTCCTGGCTGCTGAAGTTCGTGGCCAAGCACTCCTTCAACTCCTTTGTGATCTACCGGATCCTCGTCGGCGCACTCCTCTTCGGCCTGCTGGGCACGGGCGTACTCAGCTGA
- a CDS encoding acyltransferase family protein, with protein sequence MTPLLRSASPQDIARPPSAERPAVAARSPAAVAKPGPPAPVKPRDAFFDNAKYLAIVLVALGHAWEPLYAGSRSAAALYIFVYAFHMPAFIVISGYFSRSFDMRRDRLQRLVTGVAVPFILFQTAYALFRYWAGDIPSFTVDLLDPWFVTWFLAALFIWRLTAPLWRIVRWPVPLALAIALAASVSPEISSDLDMQRVLQFLPFFVLGMCLKAEHFNLVRCWAARIAAVPVLAAALAFAYWAEPRMNDAWFYHTDSAQKLGVPWWCGVLMQLAMFGCSLVLTACFLAWVPGRRTWCTVLGAGTLYGYLLHAFLAKASRWWDWYDADWVHTPWGAVAITLLAGAIVTLLCTPPVQRALRFAMEPKMKWAFREEPSPGAPRGRAT encoded by the coding sequence GTGACACCTCTTCTCCGCTCCGCCTCCCCGCAGGACATCGCCCGGCCACCCTCCGCCGAACGGCCCGCCGTCGCCGCGCGCTCCCCCGCCGCCGTGGCCAAGCCGGGGCCGCCGGCCCCGGTAAAACCCCGCGACGCGTTCTTCGACAACGCCAAATACCTGGCGATCGTGCTGGTGGCACTGGGCCACGCCTGGGAGCCGCTCTACGCGGGCAGCCGCAGTGCGGCCGCGCTCTACATCTTCGTCTACGCGTTCCATATGCCGGCATTCATCGTCATATCCGGCTATTTCTCCCGCAGTTTCGATATGCGCCGCGACCGGCTACAGCGGCTGGTCACCGGAGTCGCCGTCCCGTTCATCCTCTTCCAGACGGCCTATGCGCTGTTCCGGTACTGGGCCGGCGACATACCGAGCTTCACGGTCGACCTGCTGGACCCGTGGTTCGTCACCTGGTTCCTGGCCGCCCTGTTCATCTGGCGGCTCACCGCACCGCTGTGGCGGATCGTACGGTGGCCGGTGCCCCTGGCCCTCGCGATCGCCCTGGCGGCCTCCGTGTCCCCGGAGATCAGCAGCGACCTGGACATGCAACGGGTCCTGCAATTCCTGCCGTTCTTCGTCCTCGGCATGTGCCTGAAGGCGGAGCACTTCAACCTCGTGCGCTGCTGGGCGGCGCGCATTGCCGCGGTGCCCGTCCTCGCGGCCGCGCTGGCCTTCGCGTACTGGGCCGAGCCGCGCATGAACGACGCATGGTTCTACCACACCGACAGCGCTCAGAAGCTGGGGGTTCCGTGGTGGTGCGGGGTGCTGATGCAACTGGCCATGTTCGGCTGCTCGCTGGTCCTCACGGCCTGTTTCCTGGCCTGGGTGCCGGGCCGCCGGACGTGGTGCACCGTACTCGGCGCCGGCACACTCTACGGCTATCTGCTGCACGCCTTCCTCGCCAAGGCCTCCCGCTGGTGGGACTGGTACGACGCCGACTGGGTCCACACCCCCTGGGGCGCCGTCGCCATCACGCTCCTCGCCGGGGCGATCGTGACGCTGCTGTGCACACCACCGGTCCAACGTGCCCTGCGCTTCGCCATGGAGCCGAAGATGAAGTGGGCCTTCAGAGAGGAACCCTCCCCCGGTGCGCCGCGAGGCCGTGCGACATGA
- a CDS encoding helix-turn-helix domain-containing protein codes for MDPAAAAPPPPTGISLRQLLLSLGDPLVELQAAPAGLDVEIRSVALLDPEDPPITRPGELVLAIGARGRAAFPALRAGGRDGAAAVAVKLDTPGQAEALSATAAEAGIALLSVRSEARWEQVDALARAALESLPRGRPGEGPEEGDLFSLAQTTAILTGGIVSIEDTANRVLAYSRSADSDEVDDLRRLSILGWQGPEAYLARLRKWGVFQRLRASDEVIRIEAHAELGIRRRLAVAIRSGERQLGTIWVQEGSAPLTEQSDQALLGAARVAALHLVRRRRELSADLTLTRTLAAGLLEGSTGPQPLAGHLALDAGRPAAVLGFSYGATEATLPELTRAEVSNLISVHTAARHRSALVTQIDSRIYVLLPQLPRSIDAGTLRGWGQAITEAARRHLGLSLRGSVGCIVPGLGEVPESRREADRILDAMVGAGVTTTVAALPDIQAEVLVSEVLTLLSAHPEMRDPRLTALVTHDSRSQGQLAESVLAYLNSFGDVRAAAAELHVHPNTLRYRIRRAEELTGLDLSRPDQRLLAMLQLRLPPAP; via the coding sequence ATGGATCCAGCTGCGGCGGCACCGCCACCCCCGACCGGAATCAGCCTGCGCCAGCTGCTGTTGTCGCTGGGCGATCCCCTGGTGGAGCTACAGGCCGCGCCCGCCGGACTGGACGTGGAGATCCGCAGCGTCGCGCTGCTGGACCCGGAGGATCCGCCGATCACCCGCCCCGGTGAGCTGGTCCTCGCGATAGGGGCACGCGGCCGCGCCGCATTCCCCGCGCTGCGGGCCGGCGGGCGCGACGGAGCCGCCGCCGTCGCGGTCAAGCTGGACACTCCCGGACAGGCCGAGGCGCTCAGTGCGACCGCTGCCGAGGCGGGCATCGCGCTGCTGTCCGTACGGAGCGAGGCGCGCTGGGAGCAGGTGGACGCGCTGGCCCGCGCGGCGCTGGAGAGCCTGCCGCGGGGGCGCCCCGGCGAGGGGCCCGAGGAGGGCGACCTCTTCTCGCTCGCCCAGACCACCGCGATCCTCACCGGCGGCATCGTCAGCATCGAGGACACCGCCAACCGCGTACTGGCCTACTCCCGCTCCGCCGACTCCGACGAGGTCGACGATCTGCGGCGGCTGTCCATCCTGGGCTGGCAGGGCCCGGAGGCCTATCTGGCGCGGCTGCGGAAGTGGGGCGTGTTCCAGCGGCTGCGCGCCTCCGACGAGGTGATCCGGATCGAGGCCCACGCCGAGCTGGGCATCCGCCGCCGGCTCGCGGTGGCCATCCGGTCCGGCGAACGGCAGCTGGGCACCATCTGGGTGCAGGAGGGCTCGGCGCCGCTGACCGAGCAGTCGGACCAGGCGCTGCTGGGCGCGGCCCGGGTCGCCGCGCTCCACCTCGTACGCCGCCGCCGCGAGCTCTCCGCGGACCTGACACTGACCCGTACGCTCGCGGCCGGGCTGCTGGAAGGCAGCACCGGACCCCAGCCGCTGGCCGGCCATCTGGCCCTGGACGCGGGCCGCCCGGCCGCCGTCCTGGGCTTCTCGTACGGGGCCACCGAGGCCACCCTGCCGGAGCTGACCCGCGCCGAGGTCAGCAACCTGATCTCGGTGCACACCGCCGCCCGGCACCGCAGCGCCCTGGTCACCCAGATCGACTCGCGGATCTATGTGCTGCTGCCGCAGCTGCCGCGCAGCATCGACGCCGGCACGCTGCGCGGCTGGGGGCAGGCGATCACCGAGGCCGCCCGACGGCACCTGGGCCTGTCGTTGCGCGGGTCCGTCGGCTGCATCGTGCCGGGGCTCGGAGAGGTTCCCGAATCGCGCCGGGAGGCGGACCGGATCCTCGACGCCATGGTGGGCGCCGGCGTCACCACCACGGTCGCCGCGCTGCCGGACATCCAGGCCGAGGTGCTCGTCAGCGAAGTGCTGACGCTGCTCTCCGCGCACCCCGAGATGCGCGACCCCCGGCTGACCGCTCTGGTCACTCACGACAGCCGCAGCCAGGGGCAGTTGGCCGAGTCCGTGCTCGCCTATCTGAACTCGTTCGGCGATGTCCGGGCGGCCGCCGCAGAACTGCATGTGCACCCCAACACGCTGCGCTACCGGATCCGCCGGGCCGAGGAGTTGACCGGTCTCGATCTCAGCCGTCCGGATCAGCGGCTGCTGGCCATGCTCCAGCTGCGGCTGCCGCCCGCCCCCTGA
- a CDS encoding SpoIIE family protein phosphatase codes for MMTSENALPGGSDRAWDMAQSATAEVDGQGLVVAWTRAAERLLGYPAEEVLHRPAAELLAMPGDEARVAAVARWCRSGDGWGGSVAARHRDGRDLQLAVQVTPLLDGSAHERWSVLALEEWRLPGGGVNQLMLEPFLAHAPVGMAVLDTGLRYVWVNDVLERLVPLDRRLGKRVTKVLPKLEAEAFEERMQRVLKSGDPVLDYEFRSPTYADPHQERAYSASFFVLEDPRGRRIGVWYMVIDVTERWRAQERLALLNDASVRIGSTLDVTRTAQELADVAVPALADFVAVDLLDSVLRGAEPVPGPVDSTPTMRRSGQQSVHEGCPEAGLAVGEAVQRSPSSPIARCLLTGESLVEPVLDFATSSWVTEDPVRAAVIRAFGFRSVMVAPVQARGITLGAATFFRSRRLGPFVADDVQLAEELVARAAVCVDNARRFTREHTAARVMQQNLLPHELTGGSALEVASWYFPADAPSGVGGDWFDVIPLSGARVALVVGDVVGHGINAAATMGRLRTAVRTLANLDLPPDELLARLDDLVIGLVKTHRTDPPADAGNPSVASTFMGATCLYAVYDPVSRRCSMARASHLPPLIVGPGGAVECPDVPAGPPLGLGTLPFESVELELAEGSLIALYTNGLIETCDRDIGVGLSRLSGALAVPGRTLKEVGGNVVKALMTGPPSDDAALLLARTHALDAHQVASWDLSTDPAVVGSARALAGRQLSEWGLDELLFTTELIVSELVTNAIRHGTGPITLRLIRQDALICEVSDASSTSPRLRHARTTDEGGRGLFIVAQLTRRWGTRYTPIGKIIWTEQSMPSDTGPSDGAD; via the coding sequence ATGATGACATCGGAGAATGCCCTGCCGGGCGGGTCGGACCGCGCTTGGGACATGGCGCAGTCCGCGACGGCCGAAGTGGACGGACAGGGGCTGGTCGTGGCCTGGACCCGGGCGGCGGAGCGGCTGCTCGGCTATCCGGCCGAGGAGGTCCTCCACCGGCCCGCGGCGGAGCTGCTGGCGATGCCCGGCGACGAGGCCCGGGTGGCCGCCGTGGCCCGGTGGTGCCGGTCGGGGGACGGCTGGGGCGGATCGGTGGCGGCGCGCCACCGCGACGGCCGGGATCTCCAGCTGGCGGTGCAGGTCACGCCCCTGCTCGACGGCTCCGCCCACGAACGGTGGTCCGTCCTCGCCCTGGAGGAGTGGCGGCTGCCGGGCGGCGGTGTGAACCAGCTGATGCTCGAACCGTTCCTGGCGCATGCGCCGGTCGGCATGGCGGTACTGGACACCGGTCTGCGCTACGTCTGGGTGAACGACGTACTGGAGCGCCTGGTCCCCCTCGACCGGCGGCTGGGGAAGAGGGTGACGAAGGTGCTGCCGAAGCTGGAGGCCGAGGCGTTCGAGGAGCGGATGCAGCGGGTCCTGAAGAGCGGGGATCCGGTGCTGGACTACGAATTCCGCAGCCCCACCTACGCGGACCCCCACCAGGAGCGCGCCTACTCGGCGTCCTTCTTCGTGCTGGAGGACCCCCGGGGCCGTCGTATCGGCGTCTGGTACATGGTCATCGACGTCACCGAACGCTGGCGGGCCCAGGAGCGCCTGGCCCTGCTGAACGACGCCAGCGTGCGTATCGGCAGCACGCTGGACGTCACCCGCACCGCCCAGGAGCTGGCCGATGTCGCCGTGCCGGCGCTCGCCGACTTCGTCGCCGTCGACCTGCTGGATTCGGTCCTGAGGGGTGCGGAGCCGGTCCCCGGGCCGGTCGACAGCACCCCCACCATGCGCCGCTCCGGTCAGCAGTCGGTCCACGAGGGCTGCCCGGAGGCCGGCCTGGCCGTCGGGGAAGCCGTCCAGCGTTCCCCGTCGTCGCCCATCGCCCGCTGTCTGCTCACGGGCGAGTCCCTGGTGGAGCCGGTCCTGGACTTCGCCACCAGCTCCTGGGTCACCGAGGACCCGGTCCGCGCCGCCGTGATCCGCGCCTTCGGATTCCGCTCGGTGATGGTGGCACCGGTACAGGCCCGGGGCATCACCCTGGGCGCGGCGACCTTCTTCCGCTCCCGCCGTCTGGGGCCCTTCGTGGCGGACGACGTCCAGCTCGCCGAAGAGCTCGTCGCCCGGGCCGCGGTGTGTGTCGACAACGCGCGCCGCTTCACCCGCGAGCACACCGCGGCCCGGGTCATGCAGCAGAACCTGCTGCCGCACGAGCTGACCGGCGGATCCGCGCTGGAGGTGGCGTCGTGGTACTTCCCGGCGGATGCCCCCAGCGGTGTGGGCGGCGACTGGTTCGATGTGATCCCGCTGTCCGGGGCGCGGGTCGCCCTGGTCGTCGGGGACGTGGTCGGACACGGCATCAACGCCGCGGCCACCATGGGGCGGCTGCGTACCGCCGTACGCACCCTGGCCAACCTGGATCTGCCGCCCGATGAGCTGCTGGCCCGGCTGGACGACCTGGTCATCGGCCTGGTGAAGACGCACCGCACCGATCCGCCGGCGGACGCCGGGAATCCGAGCGTGGCCTCGACGTTCATGGGGGCCACCTGCCTGTACGCCGTGTACGACCCGGTCAGCAGGCGGTGCAGCATGGCGCGGGCCAGTCATCTGCCACCGCTGATCGTCGGCCCCGGCGGTGCGGTGGAGTGCCCCGACGTGCCTGCCGGACCGCCGCTCGGCCTCGGGACGCTGCCCTTTGAATCCGTTGAACTGGAACTGGCCGAGGGCAGTCTGATCGCGCTCTACACCAACGGGCTGATCGAGACCTGCGACCGGGACATCGGTGTCGGGCTGTCCCGGCTGAGCGGCGCCCTCGCGGTGCCCGGCCGGACGCTCAAGGAGGTCGGCGGGAATGTGGTCAAGGCTCTGATGACCGGCCCGCCGTCCGATGACGCCGCGCTGCTCCTCGCCCGGACGCACGCCCTGGACGCGCATCAGGTCGCCTCCTGGGACCTGTCCACCGACCCGGCCGTGGTCGGCAGCGCCCGCGCCCTGGCCGGCCGGCAGCTGTCGGAGTGGGGCCTTGACGAGCTGCTGTTCACCACGGAGCTGATCGTCAGCGAACTGGTCACCAACGCCATCCGCCACGGCACCGGTCCGATCACCCTGCGCCTGATCCGGCAGGACGCCCTGATCTGCGAGGTCTCCGACGCCAGCAGCACCTCGCCGCGGCTGCGCCACGCCCGGACCACCGACGAGGGCGGGCGCGGGCTGTTCATCGTCGCGCAGCTCACCCGGCGGTGGGGCACCCGCTACACACCGATCGGCAAGATCATCTGGACCGAGCAGAGCATGCCGTCCGACACCGGCCCCTCCGACGGAGCGGACTGA
- a CDS encoding NAD-binding protein — MADPPERPVDEAEAAGLNPATGPVRQDAGMVVIGATTLARRVCASLGESGHPVDHLAAPDDQDLRRALAARPAGVAVLVGDDLSALRYALAVRHVCDTVRIVVTVFDRTVAQQLRLLLAHCVPVSPADLLAPTLAGLCVDPDALAVWHDGHGAVAVRRPDRRLEETAWRASTGARRRALLGRLRGQLQPHDADARLLLIGLLGIVAVLVADWVWLVGVFHEPVSTAFLEAARVVAGVGPAVPHPGHPVYEVVSAVAMLVTVGFTALLTAGIVDRLFGPRLVGVLGPRVLPRSGHVIVVGLGQVGLRLCQTLRQLGVPVVGVEREPAAPNLRLARSMGIPVVLAHGEDRAVLARLGLGRARALAAVGSHELDNIAVAVAAHGVAPDIRVVLRAGEDEAIAGTRSLLPLGLTRDITRTSAAYVTAHLTACPSGASPRRVVADTDCDYVDLPGRGLVGRPVAAGDDCGHVPGGGERDSVRSVLGAG, encoded by the coding sequence GTGGCGGATCCGCCGGAGCGTCCGGTGGACGAGGCCGAAGCAGCCGGGCTGAATCCGGCCACGGGCCCGGTACGCCAGGACGCCGGGATGGTCGTGATCGGGGCCACGACGCTGGCGCGCCGGGTCTGCGCCTCCCTGGGGGAGAGCGGGCATCCGGTCGACCACCTCGCCGCACCGGACGACCAGGACCTCCGGCGGGCCCTCGCCGCGCGGCCGGCCGGGGTGGCCGTCCTGGTGGGCGACGATCTGTCCGCGCTGCGCTATGCCCTTGCCGTACGGCATGTCTGCGACACCGTCCGGATCGTCGTCACCGTCTTCGACCGCACCGTGGCACAGCAGCTCCGGCTGCTGCTGGCCCACTGTGTGCCCGTCTCGCCCGCCGACCTCCTGGCGCCGACGCTGGCCGGCCTGTGTGTGGACCCCGACGCCCTGGCCGTATGGCACGACGGGCACGGCGCCGTGGCGGTCCGGCGGCCGGACCGCCGGCTGGAGGAGACGGCGTGGCGGGCGAGTACGGGCGCCCGGCGGCGCGCGCTGCTCGGACGGCTGCGGGGACAGTTGCAGCCGCATGACGCGGACGCCCGCCTGCTGCTCATCGGGCTGCTGGGCATCGTGGCCGTACTGGTGGCGGACTGGGTGTGGCTGGTCGGTGTGTTCCACGAGCCGGTCAGTACCGCCTTCCTGGAAGCCGCCCGGGTCGTCGCCGGGGTGGGGCCGGCCGTGCCGCACCCCGGCCACCCCGTGTACGAGGTGGTGTCCGCGGTCGCGATGCTGGTGACGGTGGGATTCACCGCGCTGCTGACCGCGGGCATCGTCGACCGGCTGTTCGGCCCCCGGCTGGTCGGCGTCCTGGGACCGCGGGTGCTGCCCCGGTCCGGTCACGTCATCGTGGTGGGGCTGGGGCAGGTGGGGCTGCGGCTGTGCCAGACGCTGCGTCAGCTGGGGGTCCCGGTCGTCGGCGTCGAGCGCGAGCCCGCCGCTCCGAATCTGCGCCTCGCCCGGTCGATGGGGATACCCGTGGTGCTGGCGCACGGTGAGGACCGGGCGGTGCTCGCGCGGCTCGGGCTGGGGCGGGCGCGGGCGCTCGCCGCCGTCGGCTCCCATGAACTGGACAACATCGCCGTCGCGGTCGCCGCCCACGGTGTGGCCCCGGACATCCGGGTGGTGCTGCGCGCCGGGGAGGACGAGGCGATCGCCGGGACCCGCTCGCTGCTTCCCCTCGGGCTGACCCGCGATATCACCAGGACCAGCGCGGCCTATGTGACCGCCCATCTGACGGCCTGCCCGTCCGGTGCGTCGCCTCGGCGCGTCGTGGCCGACACCGACTGCGACTATGTCGACCTGCCGGGACGCGGCCTCGTCGGCCGGCCCGTCGCGGCCGGGGACGACTGCGGCCATGTGCCCGGCGGGGGCGAGCGCGACAGCGTCCGGAGCGTGCTCGGGGCGGGCTGA
- a CDS encoding amino acid permease: MTTPPPSPVAAPPAPPGNGQAPEQSGLQSGLKNRHLSMIAVGGVIGAGLFVGSASGITAAGPGILLSYALVGALVVFVMRMLGEMAAANPTSGSFSAYADRALGRWAGFSIGWLYWFFWVVVLAVEATAGAAILTGWVPAVPQWAWALIVMVVLTATNLASVASFGEFEFWFAGIKVVAIAAFIVLGGLAIFGVLPGSDNAATGFANLTSHGGFLPNGPSAILTGVLMVVFSFMGSEIVTLAAGESEDPQRAVTKATKSVIWRVGIFYLGSILLVVSLLPWNDPSIAKKGSYVAALDSIGIPHAGQIMNVIVLTAVLSCLNSGLYTASRMAFSLGQRRDAPKAFARTNSRGVPQAAILASVLFGFIAVGFNYLWPDTVFQFLLNSSGAVALFVWLVICFSQLRMRGIILRENPDKLVVRMWLFPYLTWATIAMISFVLVYMLTDDSEGGGRIQVLLSVLLAVLVVAISLVRDRLGRNTAEKTAVTSR, encoded by the coding sequence ATGACTACACCTCCCCCCAGCCCCGTGGCCGCTCCGCCCGCACCGCCCGGGAACGGGCAGGCTCCGGAGCAGTCAGGGCTTCAGTCGGGCCTCAAGAACCGCCATCTGTCCATGATCGCCGTGGGTGGGGTCATCGGCGCCGGTCTCTTCGTGGGCTCCGCCTCCGGTATCACCGCGGCCGGCCCCGGCATCCTGCTGTCGTACGCCCTGGTGGGCGCGCTGGTCGTCTTCGTGATGCGGATGCTCGGTGAGATGGCGGCCGCCAACCCGACCTCCGGTTCGTTCTCCGCCTACGCGGACCGGGCGCTCGGCCGCTGGGCCGGTTTCTCCATCGGCTGGCTGTACTGGTTCTTCTGGGTCGTGGTGCTCGCCGTGGAGGCGACCGCCGGTGCGGCGATCCTCACCGGCTGGGTCCCGGCCGTCCCGCAGTGGGCCTGGGCGCTGATCGTGATGGTCGTCCTGACCGCCACCAACCTCGCCTCCGTCGCCTCGTTCGGCGAGTTCGAGTTCTGGTTCGCGGGCATCAAGGTCGTCGCCATCGCGGCCTTCATCGTCCTCGGCGGTCTGGCGATCTTCGGTGTACTGCCCGGCTCCGACAACGCGGCAACCGGCTTCGCCAACCTCACCTCCCATGGCGGCTTCCTGCCGAACGGGCCCAGCGCGATCCTCACCGGCGTGCTGATGGTCGTCTTCTCCTTCATGGGCAGCGAGATCGTCACCCTCGCCGCCGGTGAGTCCGAGGACCCGCAGCGCGCGGTCACCAAGGCCACCAAGAGCGTCATCTGGCGAGTCGGCATCTTCTACCTCGGCTCGATCCTCCTCGTCGTCTCCCTGCTGCCGTGGAACGACCCCTCGATAGCCAAGAAGGGCTCGTACGTCGCGGCCCTCGACTCCATCGGCATCCCGCACGCCGGCCAGATCATGAACGTCATCGTGCTGACCGCCGTGCTCTCCTGCCTGAACTCCGGCCTCTACACCGCCTCCCGGATGGCCTTCTCCCTCGGCCAGCGCCGTGACGCTCCGAAGGCCTTCGCCCGGACGAACTCGCGCGGCGTCCCGCAGGCCGCGATCCTCGCCTCGGTCCTCTTCGGCTTCATCGCGGTCGGCTTCAACTACCTGTGGCCGGACACCGTCTTCCAGTTCCTGCTGAACTCGTCGGGCGCGGTCGCGCTCTTCGTCTGGCTGGTCATCTGCTTCTCGCAGCTGCGGATGCGCGGGATCATCCTGCGCGAGAACCCCGACAAGCTGGTCGTCCGGATGTGGCTGTTCCCGTACCTGACCTGGGCGACGATCGCGATGATCTCGTTCGTGCTGGTCTACATGCTCACCGACGACAGCGAGGGCGGCGGCCGCATCCAGGTGTTGCTGTCGGTGCTCCTCGCCGTGCTGGTGGTCGCGATCTCCCTGGTCCGCGACCGGCTCGGCCGCAACACCGCCGAGAAGACGGCCGTCACCTCCCGCTGA